A segment of the Phoenix dactylifera cultivar Barhee BC4 chromosome 15, palm_55x_up_171113_PBpolish2nd_filt_p, whole genome shotgun sequence genome:
TATGGTATTACTCAATGAAAATAGGATTAGTTATCAGCTGAACATTGATTGCCAAAATCATCAATCTGTTTATTCTGAATTTAGACTTTTTACGAAATTTGGAAGAGTATGTAATAGTCGATGGAGAAATCAAATTGACTGAATATTTATGAATGCATCATGGTATGTATAGATGCACGATGCGTCATTTAACTTTTGATTAACAAGTACCCATTTCTTCTAATTTTGAagtatgatgatgatgaatatgTAATGGCTCGAGTCCTGCGAGATGAAGCGTCCTATAAACTACGAGTCATATGTTGTGTTTTTGACACTCctgaccaattttttttttttaatttttaagatAAAAAAGATTACTCACTCCTATTATATAATTAGCTAGGTTTAAACAGATATAGTATCTAACACTTGAACGTAGAACCTTGTTGCTAAGCAGACGTGCTATTATTAAGGCAAACCCCTATTTGTGTATGTTTGCATCTCTTTCTTGCTAGAAaagtatttctttcttttttatggaGAAAAGTGTATCAAATAAACGTGCGTAATCTAGGATATATGTAGAAtatcttttttaagaaaaaaatatatcgaAATATCTTTTGTTGGGATTTTGACatgcttcttcctttcttccaacCTGATCCCAAAATAGTCCTTCTTTCTTAAAAGATGTACAGCATCTAACTTTTTAGatggtatgataaaataatttctattattCAACTAATTTGGTTTATCATCACATCTATTGAACAATAATTGTATTTGAGTTGTCCTATTATTATAATAGAAATCCTTGAATGAAAATTTATTCTCGTCTCTCCTTtcctttaaagactttctttttaaTGCTAAAAAATGAAAACTAATTATCATCAAACCGATGATTATTAACAAATAGATCATTAATTGAAAAATAGAAACTTCATTATACTAACTTCATTAAAAGGGACTGTTTTGAAATTGGGTCTTAAAAAGGGACTATGTCAAAAGCCCCTTTATGGTAGACTTGCCGATATTCCATGATTTCTagggactctctctctctctctctagttaTTTGCTTCTAAAAGTTTTGTAATTATTTAGGACTTATTTGGTTtgtggaaagaatttttttcattaaaatattCTTTCTAGGAACCTGATTCTTGGGAAtataatatctaaaaaaataatttcagtaTAGTTGGTTGACCATAAGAAAATAGCTATTTCAGAGTTGCTTATGTTTGATTGAGCATCTACTTTCTTAGAAAAGTTGtgtgaaatatctattatacccttaataaagagAAATACTTTATCCATGGATTTTGatggttttgaaaaaaaaaaaaatcctaattttTATCTAATGAAAAAGTAGCTTTTTTATCTCTCTTATGGGTTTTTCTTTCTcatgaaatatgaaaatcttcTTTCTATGCGAATGCTACTTTcttatctctcttttgaaaactccaactaaacaaGAAGTCTTCCTTCATTTCCCGTTGACCGCACTTTTCTCCGTTCTTTTCTCACGAACCAAATGACTCTTTAACGTATCTAATAGGATAAGCAAAGGTAATTGAGAGGCATGGGACGGATCTTCTTTCAGTTCCCGCTTTTCGTCCTTGCTCCAATGGAGTGGAGACCATGTGCCAACTCACCTGCCTTTGATTCTGGCACAATTTTTACTTTCCTCCCAATATCTCATTGTCTACTTATAAAGGGTCTATGTTGCAAACTGTCATGTGGTCTACCAAACACTTATCTAAACAAAACACTTGGTCCATGCATGCAAAAGGATTGAGCTGGCCAGGATTCGACTATGGGTGCTAGCTGCTTTGAGCCTACTGGAACTCATTGGATTTTTTTATGTTTCACCGGTTATGAAAAGGTTGGGTTTTAGATGCATTGTGCTATCTGGGAGGGCTATATAAAGCTGTGCAATTGAGGCTAGAGAAGAGCATAAACAACCCATCCTATTTCCGGACCTTTTGAGGTGGTCTGAGAGCTGTTGGGGGTGGAAAGATGGTGGTCTTGGAGGTGGTTCTTGGGCTGGCTTTTGGGCTGCTGATTATTTTCAGTGGCTTGTTGAGATGGAATGAGGTGAGGTATAGGAAGAAGGGGCTGCCACCAGGGACTATGGGGTGGCCAGTGTTTGGGGAGACCACAGAGTTTCTGAAGCAAGGCCCCAACTTTATGAAGAACCAGAGAGCTAGGTGAGTTGAAGTGGGTGATGGTCTTTTGTGGATTCTGTGAACTTTCTTGTGGACCATGATGTGTTGTATTAGAAGATCCCTTCGAatgatttttatgtttttattcttGTATTTGAATTGGGGGTGCCTAGAGAAAGTTGTTCTTTCTTGCTTCGGTGCATGCAGTTCTTATTCTTTTCTCCTATGGTGTAGGCATTCTATGAGCAAACATTTTAGTTGGTAACTGTAaatttttgagctaaagaagaaACCTCTTTCTTGCATGGAAATATGAATATAGTATCCTTTCTCAAGCCTTTCTTGAGATAAATTCTCTCTGTCTGTCTGTCCGTCCGTCCCTGTCTGTCTATGTGTCTCTCTTGCTCTCTCGCTCTTCCTATGTAGAGTTTAAAGGTGGACTTCTGTTCTAGTGGTTTATACTAAAAACTAGTTTGTCTTATTATATTGAAGCTGTTCTTCCAGGATGAATGCCTGCTAAATGGAATTCCTAATTACTGTTGCAACTGATGGGTAGGTACTTACAAATTACGTTACTGTTCTTTTGGCTTCTCTTTTTCTGAAGCTACTAATGGGCCTTACCAACTGTATCCCTAGTTCAGATTATTTAGTTTATATATGTGAACATCCTTTTTATTCACAGAACGTGGCCTTTAAGACGAGTTGTTTTAGATGTCTGCAAGCATGAAATCTAAGCATGCCAATCATATATTTCTTCAGAACTTTTATGGCCAAAGTCTATGCATAGTTTCAAGAGCTCGATATCTTATTGGGAGGTAAGGTTCCTTTCACTTCAGTTTAAATTTACTTCAATTTGTTTTTGGCATTCACAGGTATGGGAATTTGTTTAAAACACACATATTGGGAAGTCCTACGGTAGTGTGCATGGATCCAGAGCTCAACAGATATATTCTTATGAATGAAGGGAAGGGCCTTGTTCCTGGTTATCCACAATCCATGCAGGATTTAATGGGTAAATGGAATATTTCAGCTGTTCATGGTTCTCTCCACAAGTCTATGAGGAGTGCTATGCTCAGTCTCATTGGTCCCAGTTTGATCAAAGACCAACTAATTTCAGAGATTGATGAATTCTTGAGATCCTACCTCAGCAACTGGAGTGGCAAAGTCATTGATATCCAGGAGAAAACCAAGGAGGTCGGTAGGACTACACCACCCAATTAAACAACAGAACTCTTTTAGCTCTAGAGATGGCTTTAGAAATCAGTACTCAATGTCTAGTTTTAACTTCaataatcaagaaaaaaaggacCCCATGACACTGACACCACGTATAGAGACGGAGAGAAACATAGAGATTTGCGAAGCTACAGTCCAAGTGTCGTAGTCCTATTTCTGTTCTTGTTATGCTTTACAACTTTGCTTTGAGAGCTAGCAGCGAGACAAaactctaaagaaataaaaaagagagacgTACTATGCTCACAGAAATTTGTCTGCaatgaaattaactaaaagttTGGAAAAAAATTGATGCTTTTTGCCCTTCATTTCCAGTTGTGGTGTCTCTCAGCCTTGAAGCTGATTGCTGGCATTGAAATTGGTCCACTTGCCAATGAACTCAAATCAGAGATCATGAACCTAGTTTTAGGAACTCTGTCTCTACCTATAAAATTTCCAGGTACAAATTACCGTCGCGGGATCCaggtaacttggttttctgccAGCTCTCCTGATCTTTTTAACTGGTTGCTTGTGTTTCATACTAGTGGCCTTCTCCTGCAGGCAAGAAGGAAGATTGTAAGCATTTTGGAAAAATTAATTGAGGAAAGAATAGCCTCACCAAGCTTCCTGAACTATATGCTTGATTCCCTCCTGAGAAATGATGATGATGCGAAAGGAAAACTCAGTGATGATCAGATTATTGATCTGATCATCACCCTCGTCTATTCAGGGTTCGAAACCGTTTCTACCACTTCAATGATGGCTGTCAAGTACCTAAGTGAGCACCCAAGAGCTCTCGAAGAATTAAGAGTAAGAAAAACGTTGTGGTTCTAGTTATCCTTTCACTGTCTTACattgttttgtttttaattatGTGATTGTTTTGATTTCTAGAATGAGCAATTTGACATCAGAAAAGGGAAGTCACCTGAGGACACGTTGCAATGGAATGATTACAAATCTATGATTTTTACTCGTGCGGTTAGTAGATGAGTTCAACATGGGCTTTCGTTTAGCCTGTAATGTAGGCAGTGCATCAGTTTTATAAACCAGTCTTACGCTTCTTGTAGGTGATCTTTGAAACTTTGAGATTAGCCACAGTTGTTAACGGGGTGCTGAGGAGAACGACACAAGAAATGGAAATGAAAGGTTGGGCAAGCAACTGAATCGAGTATAGCTTTAATGTACTCTGGTTTTTGGTCTCAGAAACTAAAAAAAGGAACTGCTCTATTATATCCTTGAGGCGATTTTAAGCTTTTGTAGTGTTTTAGATCTTGCTCTTTTCTATTATATTCTACTGTTATCAGGATATATTATTCCGAAAGGATGGAGAATCTATGTGTACACAAGGGAGGTCAACTATGATCCTTTCATGTACCCTGAACCTTTGGCCTTCAATCCTTGGAGATGGCTGGTGAGCGAGCATGAGGCTTCCCACCGAAATTTTCTAGTTCTCATCTTATTTTCGATAAGCAACTTTTCTCCTATAAATCACAACTGAACTCTCATTTGAAATTAATGAAGCTTCACTCACTGATCTACCCTGTCACCAATAACAGGATAAGAACCTGGAGTCTCACCAATACTTCCTGGCATTCGGTGGAGGTGGCAGGCTGTGCCCGGGGAAGGAACTGGGGTTAGTAGAAATCGCAATGTTTCTTCATCACTTTGTGACTAAATACAGGTGTGGATccattattttgatttttaactTCTCAGAAGTTCATATTCTTTGGCCCATTTACTTCTACTCCCTTTGGTTCCTCCTCCTTGATTGATCTTCTGTTGTTCTTgggttatgtttttttttctgcgAGCGGGCTGTTTCTCTTCCTGTTATGGTCTTAACACTCTCCTTTTTATGATGTTTTTTTGCTTGGGATGGAGGAGAGCTTCCTGCCGttgtgttttttatttttcttttggcaCTGCATTGTTCCTACCCTGTTTTCTTTTCAGGGACTAGCCTTCTGTGGGCTGTTTCTCACCTTGTTTTCTGATTTCATTAGTTCAACGAAATGCAGGGTGGTTTATCGCTCAACTATAGTGCATATTATTTAGAATGAATCATAGACACATACATATGTTTGTATACGTACATATGTACATTATATGTACGTacgtacatatgtatatatgtatgtatagagACACTATTTAATGACCACGAGTGAGGGTTGATCTTTAGTTTTTCCAGCTCCCGAACTGTAGTACATTAAACCATAAAATAAAGTGCTTGTAGTACATTCTTATAAATAGATATGCTGTAATAAGTGTAATTAAACAGGTCTTAATCTTCTTTCTTCAATAGTTTTCTTCACCTTCCATCTTAATAATGAACAAATCACTTGGCCTCATTTTCCAATGCTGCTTCTATCAAAttctgatctctctctctctctctctctctctctcttttgtgagAACGAATTCGAGTCATTTATGCCTATTTACCTTTGCGAACTCTCTGTTCATTTATCAtagccttctcttcttttttttttttgagaaatgtgTTAATTTATCATATCATTCCATGGATGTCATTGCTGCAGATGGGAAGAAGTTGGAGGTGACAGATtactgaaatttccaagagttgAAGCACCTAACGGGCTGCATATCCGGATATGGGATTACTGAAGTCATATTATATACAGAGTTAGAAATGTTTACTCACAAATGAGCCAAGGCAAATGTCTGCCAATCTTTTGTAGCTGAAtcagcaagaaaataaaactacCATCATACCTgaatcttcttttcttcctatcTGCACAACGAAATGTGTCATTGGGAGCTAAACAAAACAATGGTAATCTTACAGCACATATGGGCAGGATTTTTTTCCAGACACAACATCGAAGGTTGCGGATGAACATGTCCCAACCTTGCTACATATTGGCAGGACTTTCTTGGTGCTCTTGTCCCACCATAAGCCTTTTAAACTATTAGGCCTGCCTTACtaaagaagaaccaaagccatTTGCTAAAGAGGCGATTGATGAGATATTTTGGCTATTTCAAGTTGgttctgcataaaaagattATCCTAAGTGTGGCCAACCACATGATGTAATATTCTTCGGTGATCGAGGTCTTGCATAAGTGATGtctgaagggaaaaaaaaatcccataaTGCACCTGCTTCCATGATCTTGCCAGACCTTTGTATTGGGCTTGGTGGAAAGACAATGCTTTGAAAGTAGGCTGGAGGGATTAATGCAATCCTCCTGCAAGTGATCATCTAAGTGTTTCCTAAACCTTTAGATCCCATGTCCATGTGTCAATAACTTTAGTCTGCAATTACACAATTCCAATCCCCAAGCATGCAAGAAGTACTGCTTTTATATACATACCTACGTATGTGTGTATTATCAATCCTAAGAATTCCTTCATAGAAGAAAGATGTATGAGTGCTTTTATTCCTCATGCCTGGCTTTCTTTGTCACACCTCAGATCAGGCATCCAAGTCCGAAATGCGACATGGCTGCACATTTTTTAGAGCAGATCCCTAGAGAATATGCTAGGCCTCAAAATTTATCACAACTTCAATATCTGTGAAACAAAATGATCTCATTTTATGACAGATAACAAAATTgttccaattacaaaatttaatctttCAACCAATATCAGTGATGTTTTATCTAATCATCTACTCCATCTATGATTTCAACCATAGCCATATGCTATGCAATCTACAACTCTGAAAAAGAGATAGAGGAAGGAAGTTGTGAGCTTTATAATCCGTATCCCAAATTACATACCAtaagtaataagaaaataatcaatTAATAATGCTAGATAAATGAATATTGTATCAATAGTCAAAAAAACTCATAAATAACATGCACATAAGTTCTCATGATCATCTTTTCAAagaagtgtgtgtgtgtgtgtgtatatatcatATATAACCAATTGTTTAACAACAATTTTTTTATGTCATGTTATTCGTTTCTCATTAACTTGATTTCCTGCTTCTTATCAAATTTTTTTCGGGCTTTGCACTAACTAAGATCATAACTCAGTCCAAGACTGATACCGTACTATGTTATAGCCTGTGGTGGTTATCTAACCCACGTTATAGCCCGAGGTGACTATCAAATCCCCCGTTATAGCCCGTAGTTATTATAAAATCCCATGTTATAGCCCGGGGTGGCTATCCAACCCATGTTATAGCTTGTGGTGGCTATTAAAATCCCACATTATAGCCTCGTGGTTGCTTTCCATGTGTCAGCCCATGGCGTTATGACGAAGTTAGTCCAAATTATATCTTATCGGTTTGATTTACAAGTTACTCTTGTCAAATCAATTATCATATATACAATGAATTTCTCTCAAATTCAAGATATCTTTGTTTATATAATCATGTGCTCAACATGTGATACGTATAATAACTATACAAATATATTTGTActgaaaattatttaaaaatatatcgtCACATGCCAAACTGATACAAATCTCGCAATGTAAATCCAGCGATACAAATtaataaacatatatatatatatatatatatatatatatatatatatatatatatatatatatatatatatatatatggtgatTCAAGTGTATGAATTCTTACCAAGACTGACTAACACAATGATCATTGACTCGCTTCAGGATCTACGAGCTAGAGTACAGAGTATCCCGATCAGAATCTTCTTATATAGATGACTCTCCCTCTACAGAATCAAAtttgaatattaaaaaaaattaaacagtgGACTAGTAATCTAGACTGCCTACCGACATCCTCTAGGAGTCCATCACACGGTCCTCCGAGTCCCTGTCACCACCTACCTGAGTCAACTAAAGAGAAAAAGAcaccaagagagagagaaagaggaagaagaaagagagagaaattggagcgaaaaaataaagagaggagagagaaagagagaagaggggagaagagagagaaatcctctctctcctctcttcacgAATGGGGAGGCtcgtcctccccttctcctttcCTTT
Coding sequences within it:
- the LOC103704209 gene encoding cytochrome P450 85A1-like isoform X2 codes for the protein MVVLEVVLGLAFGLLIIFSGLLRWNEVRYRKKGLPPGTMGWPVFGETTEFLKQGPNFMKNQRARYGNLFKTHILGSPTVVCMDPELNRYILMNEGKGLVPGYPQSMQDLMGKWNISAVHGSLHKSMRSAMLSLIGPSLIKDQLISEIDEFLRSYLSNWSGKVIDIQEKTKELWCLSALKLIAGIEIGPLANELKSEIMNLVLGTLSLPIKFPGTNYRRGIQARRKIVSILEKLIEERIASPSFLNYMLDSLLRNDDDAKGKLSDDQIIDLIITLVYSGFETVSTTSMMAVKYLSEHPRALEELRNEQFDIRKGKSPEDTLQWNDYKSMIFTRAVIFETLRLATVVNGVLRRTTQEMEMKGYIIPKGWRIYVYTREVNYDPFMYPEPLAFNPWRWLDKNLESHQYFLAFGGGGRLCPGKELGWEEVGGDRLLKFPRVEAPNGLHIRIWDY
- the LOC103704209 gene encoding cytochrome P450 85A1-like isoform X3, with the translated sequence MVVLEVVLGLAFGLLIIFSGLLRWNEVRYRKKGLPPGTMGWPVFGETTEFLKQGPNFMKNQRARYGNLFKTHILGSPTVVCMDPELNRYILMNEGKGLVPGYPQSMQDLMGKWNISAVHGSLHKSMRSAMLSLIGPSLIKDQLISEIDEFLRSYLSNWSGKVIDIQEKTKEARRKIVSILEKLIEERIASPSFLNYMLDSLLRNDDDAKGKLSDDQIIDLIITLVYSGFETVSTTSMMAVKYLSEHPRALEELRNEQFDIRKGKSPEDTLQWNDYKSMIFTRAVIFETLRLATVVNGVLRRTTQEMEMKGYIIPKGWRIYVYTREVNYDPFMYPEPLAFNPWRWLDKNLESHQYFLAFGGGGRLCPGKELGLVEIAMFLHHFVTKYRWEEVGGDRLLKFPRVEAPNGLHIRIWDY
- the LOC103704209 gene encoding cytochrome P450 85A1-like isoform X1 — encoded protein: MVVLEVVLGLAFGLLIIFSGLLRWNEVRYRKKGLPPGTMGWPVFGETTEFLKQGPNFMKNQRARYGNLFKTHILGSPTVVCMDPELNRYILMNEGKGLVPGYPQSMQDLMGKWNISAVHGSLHKSMRSAMLSLIGPSLIKDQLISEIDEFLRSYLSNWSGKVIDIQEKTKELWCLSALKLIAGIEIGPLANELKSEIMNLVLGTLSLPIKFPGTNYRRGIQARRKIVSILEKLIEERIASPSFLNYMLDSLLRNDDDAKGKLSDDQIIDLIITLVYSGFETVSTTSMMAVKYLSEHPRALEELRNEQFDIRKGKSPEDTLQWNDYKSMIFTRAVIFETLRLATVVNGVLRRTTQEMEMKGYIIPKGWRIYVYTREVNYDPFMYPEPLAFNPWRWLDKNLESHQYFLAFGGGGRLCPGKELGLVEIAMFLHHFVTKYRWEEVGGDRLLKFPRVEAPNGLHIRIWDY